The Schizosaccharomyces pombe strain 972h- genome assembly, chromosome: I genome contains a region encoding:
- the cdc48 gene encoding AAA family ATPase involved in ubiquitin-mediated protein degradation Cdc48: MTDKKPEVEHLQGENPPKDTYSAEDTATAILRKKRKPNSLVVDDATNDDNSVITLSSNTMETLQLFRGDTVVVKGKRRKDTVLIVLTDEEMEDGVARINRVVRNNLRVRLGDIVTINPCPDIKYAERISVLPLADTVEGLTGSLFDVYLKPYFVEAYRPIRKGDLFVVRGSMRQVEFKVVDVAPDEFGIVSQDTIIHWEGEPINREDEESSLAEVGYDDIGGCRRQMAQIRELVELPLRHPQLFKSIGIKPPRGILMYGPPGTGKTLMARAVANETGAFFFLINGPEIMSKMAGESESNLRKAFEEAEKNSPAIIFIDEIDSIAPKREKTNGEVERRVVSQLLTLMDGMKARSNVVVMAATNRPNSIDPALRRFGRFDREVDVGIPDPTGRLEILRIHTKNMKLADDVDLEQIAAETHGYVGSDLASLCSEAAMQQIREKMDMIDLDEDEIDAEVLDSLGVTMDNFRFALGSSNPSALRETVVEVPNVRWEDIGGLEEVKRELRETVQMPVMYAEKFLRFGVTPSKGVLFFGPPGTGKTLLAKAIANECSANFISVKGPELLSMWFGESESNVRDIFDKARAAAPCVVFLDELDSIAKARGASAGDSGGGDRVVNQLLTEMDGVNSKKNVFVIGATNRPDQIDPALMRPGRLDQLIYVPLPDEEARFSILQTQLRHTPVAEDVDLRAVAKATHGFSGADLEFVVQRAVKLAIKDSIEEDIKRENETGEAPADDVVMDEDASVSQVQRHHVEEAMKMARRSVSDAEVRRYEAYAHQLLTSRGLTGFQFDSADSNTNGPSFGNDGADDLYA, translated from the exons ATGACCGATAAGAAACCAGAAGTGGAACACCTTCAGGGTGAAAACCCTCCAAAAGA TACATATAGTGCAGAAGACACAGCAACAGCTATTCttcgtaaaaaaagaaaaccaaATTCTCTAGTGGTCGATGACGCTACCAACGATGATAACTCAGTAATCACATTGTCGTCCAATACCATGGAGACTTTACAACTTTTCCGTGGTGACACAGTTGTCGTTAAAGGAAAGAGACGGAAAGACACTGTCTTGATTGTTTTAACTGACGAAGAAATGGAAGATGGCGTAGCAAGAATTAATCGTGTTGTTCGTAACAACTTGCGCGTAAGGTTAGGCGATATTGTAACGATCAATCCTTGTCCAGATATTAAATATGCTGAACGAATTTCAGTACTACCCTTGGCTGATACCGTCGAGGGTCTTACTGGTTCTCTCTTTGATGTTTACCTTAAGCCGTACTTTGTTGAAGCGTATCGTCCTATTCGAAAGGGCGATCTTTTCGTTGTACGGGGTAGTATGCGTCAAGTTGAATTTAAAGTTGTTGATGTTGCTCCTGATGAATTTGGCATTGTTAGCCAGGATACAATTATTCATTGGGAAGGTGAACCCATTAATCGTGAGGATGAAGAAAGTAGCTTGGCAGAAGTTGGCTATGACGATATCGGTGGTTGTCGTCGCCAGATGGCTCAAATCCGTGAGCTTGTCGAGCTTCCCCTCCGTCATCCCCaattattcaaaagtatAGGTATCAAGCCACCTCGTGGTATCCTTATGTATGGTCCTCCAGGTACCGGTAAAACTTTAATGGCTCGCGCAGTTGCTAATGAAACGGGcgctttctttttcctgaTTAATGGTCCTGAGATTATGTCAAAAATGGCAGGCGAATCTGAGTCTAATTTGCGGAAGGCGTTTGAAGAAGCCGAAAAAAATTCCCCtgctattatttttattgatgaGATAGATTCTATTGCTCCCAAGCGTGAAAAAACGAATGGTGAAGTTGAACGACGTGTTGTTTCACAATTATTGACTTTAATGGATGGTATGAAAGCTCGTAGTAATGTTGTAGTAATGGCCGCTACCAATCGTCCTAACTCTATCGATCCGGCATTGAGACGTTTTGGTCGTTTTGATCGTGAAGTCGATGTTGGTATTCCTGATCCCACCGGCCGCTTAGAGATCCTTCGTATTCACACAAAGAACATGAAGCTTGCTGATGACGTTGATCTTGAGCAAATTGCTGCTGAGACTCATGGTTACGTTGGATCTGATTTGGCATCTTTGTGTTCTGAAGCTGCCATGCAACAGATTCGTGAAAAGATGGATATGATTGACTTGGATGAAGATGAGATTGATGCCGAGGTTTTAGACTCTCTAGGTGTTACAATGGATAACTTCAGATTTGCCCTTGGTTCCAGCAATCCTTCTGCTTTGCGTGAAACCGTTGTGGAAGTTCCCAATGTTCGTTGGGAAGACATTGGTGGATTGGAAGAAGTTAAGCGTGAATTACGTGAAACTGTCCAGATGCCTGTTATGTATGCCGAAAAGTTTTTGCGTTTTGGTGTCACTCCCAGCAAAggtgttttgtttttcggACCCCCTGGTACAGGTAAGACATTGTTGGCGAAAGCCATTGCCAACGAATGTTCTGCCAACTTTATTTCAGTAAAGGGACCCGAATTGCTTAGCATGTGGTTTGGTGAGTCTGAATCAAACGTTCGTGATATATTTGACAAGGCTCGTGCTGCAGCTCCTTGTGTCGTTTTCTTAGATGAGTTGGATTCTATTGCCAAAGCACGTGGCGCTTCTGCTGGTGACTCTGGTGGTGGTGATCGTGTTGTCAACCAACTTCTTACTGAGATGGATGGTGTTAACAGCAAGAAGAATGTATTTGTTATTGGTGCTACCAACCGTCCCGATCAGATTGATCCTGCCTTGATGCGTCCCGGTCGTTTGGATCAATTAATCTACGTTCCCTTACCCGATGAAGAAGCTCGCTTCAGCATTTTGCAAACTCAATTGAGACATACGCCTGTTGCTGAAGATGTTGACTTGCGTGCAGTTGCTAAGGCGACCCATGGCTTCTCAGGTGCTGATTTGGAGTTTGTTGTACAAAGAGCTGTTAAATTGGCCATCAAGGACAGCATTGAAGAAGACATCAAGCGCGAAAATGAGACTGGAGAGGCTCCTGCTGACGATGTTGTTATGGACGAAGATGCATCTGTGTCTCAAGTTCAGCGTCATCATGTGGAGGAGGCCATGAAAATGGCACGCCGCTCTGTCAGTGATGCAGAAGTCCGTCGTTATGAAGCTTATGCCCATCAACTCCTTACCTCGCGTGGTCTTACAGGATTCCAGTTTGATTCGGCTGATAGTAATACTAATGGACCAAGCTTCGGAAATGATGGTGCTGATGATTTGTATGCATAG
- the rst2 gene encoding DNA-binding transcription factor, glucose starvation sensing, Rst2, with amino-acid sequence MTRESLAPIASKANTLSESKVSENLMSINSDSGTSNANTPSSVTSNSKPVASSTAAKKDPNAPPQKVKQYVCETCTRAFARLEHLKRHIRSHTNEKPFTCSEIDGLPTGCGRQFSRRDLLLRHQQKIHRNPQPRRRRRSTTALPNPSLSNVSVSTTNLASKPVISLPQADSIDKFRYPKLHAALQAQLANNSGSFSASWLQAQQQRLVSAGNGRETVNASASGAVNPTSSQWSDQRLGVPYGPDSPLYYRRATIASDLRPSVYQHPQLYDFNRPESLSGQLDDESLARMPYSPNAVSRNYAMNMTLPESIPEGYEIDKLDWMSFSESLNLPTFNQPSGPSDVSASFLNLQAMPSPHASPKDSLINKSNSYFFQNPPKSNSVDYTRLDNLEHMRQSCISPSGTNFSPSCYSPESLMQQPLTLSPSSIPSGLPTYAHVNSPLGTEQYPSEAYPPKGYVDMEGRISEGIKEEGISLSEEITDKDQAFASMGYFDSYNFEGVENSNSLNNEGDQMETNFQSEKLDNSNSIPFFNFNSFNNNGANWSSDFNYPVSETSGLLTDNNRNQPPSF; translated from the coding sequence ATGACGCGTGAGTCTTTAGCACCGATAGCCTCGAAAGCTAATACTTTATCCGAATCAAAAGTTTCGGAAAACTTGATGTCTATTAATTCCGATTCTGGTACCTCTAATGCTAATACACCCAGCTCTGTTACTTCTAATTCAAAACCTGTGGCTTCTTCTACCGCTGCTAAAAAGGACCCTAATGCCCCACCCCAGAAAGTTAAACAATATGTTTGTGAAACATGTACACGCGCTTTTGCTCGATTGGAGCATCTTAAACGACATATCAGATCTCATACCAACGAAAAGCCTTTTACTTGTAGTGAGATTGATGGTTTACCTACAGGTTGTGGTCGACAGTTTTCGAGGCGTGATCTTCTACTTCGTCACCAACAGAAAATCCATAGGAATCCACAACCTCGAAGAAGACGTCGTTCAACAACGGCTTTACCCAATCCTTCTCTTTCAAATGTTTCGGTAAGCACAACAAATTTAGCTTCTAAACCTGTTATTTCTTTACCTCAGGCAGATTCCATTGACAAATTTCGTTATCCAAAGTTGCATGCCGCACTACAAGCGCAGCTTGCGAACAACTCAGGTTCATTTTCTGCAAGTTGGTTGCAAGCCCAACAACAAAGGCTGGTTTCTGCCGGTAATGGGAGGGAAACGGTAAATGCCTCTGCATCTGGTGCAGTAAATCCTACATCTTCTCAATGGTCAGATCAACGTCTCGGTGTGCCTTATGGACCCGACAGTCCTTTGTACTATCGTAGGGCAACCATTGCCAGCGATTTGAGGCCTTCTGTTTATCAACACCCGCAGCTTTATGACTTTAATAGACCTGAAAGCCTTTCAGGTCAATTAGACGATGAAAGTTTGGCTAGAATGCCGTATTCACCTAACGCCGTTTCACGAAATTACGCTATGAATATGACACTTCCTGAATCTATTCCTGAAGGGTACGAGATTGATAAATTGGATTGGATGAGTTTTAGTGAGTCTTTAAATCTTCCTACTTTCAATCAACCTAGTGGCCCATCTGATGTTTCTGCTTCGTTTCTTAATCTTCAGGCTATGCCTTCTCCTCATGCTTCACCAAAAGATTCTTTGATCAACAAATCAAATAGTTACTTTTTTCAGAATCCTCCTAAGAGTAATTCTGTGGATTATACTCGTCTTGATAATCTCGAACATATGCGTCAGTCTTGCATATCGCCTAGTGGCACTAATTTTTCACCGAGCTGTTATAGCCCTGAATCTTTAATGCAGCAACCATTAACGTTGAGTCCTTCTTCGATCCCTTCTGGATTGCCCACATATGCACATGTTAATTCGCCATTAGGAACAGAGCAATATCCATCTGAAGCTTATCCTCCAAAAGGCTATGTTGATATGGAAGGAAGAATATCAGAAGGCATCAAAGAAGAAGGCATTTCATTATCTGAAGAAATTACCGATAAAGATCAGGCCTTCGCTTCGATGGGATATTTTGACTCTTACAATTTTGAAGGCGTTGAGAATTCAAATTCATTGAACAACGAAGGGGATCAAATGGAGACTAATTTTCAGTCTGAGAAATTAGATAATTCCAAttcaattcctttctttaattttaattcattcaatAACAATGGGGCAAATTGGTCTTCAGACTTTAATTATCCTGTATCCGAAACTTCCGGTTTGCTTACAGATAATAATCGGAATCAACCGCCctcattttaa
- the fsv1 gene encoding SNARE Stx8: MSNLLLIIDSVSQKIRDRRKLEEFGQNPDEEIESSLKDVRQELQKLNEEQSRLEKNAQIPEYRVRESEAFLIRMQRRLESAEEEFEKQRRASSIPADGTSAFSANPQVASTNNKLTPLPSLQKTTSSSEGSDIEMEAMYPVDGNDPDPINVNVLAQMHQQMLNEQEESLGGIEASVQRQKRMGYAMNTELSEQNVLLDNMNNDADRIERRFDHAKNRLNKVSRKAKQYPRCFIILLLCALLLLVASI; the protein is encoded by the coding sequence ATGTCAAATTTGCTTCTGATCATTGACTCGGtttcacaaaaaataagagaCAGGAGGAAGTTGGAAGAGTTTGGACAGAATCCcgatgaagaaattgagtCTTCATTGAAAGATGTTCGGCAAGAATTGCAAAAACTTAATGAGGAGCAATCGCGATTAGAGAAAAATGCACAAATCCCAGAGTACAGAGTACGAGAATCCGAAGCATTTCTTATTAGAATGCAAAGGAGGTTAGAGTCTGCTGAGGAAGAGTTTGAGAAGCAGCGGCGTGCATCCTCAATTCCTGCTGACGGAACAAGTGCCTTTTCTGCAAACCCGCAAGTTGCAAGTACGAATAATAAGTTAACTCCCCTTCcttctttacaaaaaacGACTTCGAGTAGTGAGGGATCTGATATTGAGATGGAGGCCATGTATCCGGTTGATGGCAATGACCCTGATCCCATAAACGTAAACGTTTTGGCTCAAATGCATCAGCAAATGCTCAACGAACAAGAAGAATCTTTAGGAGGGATCGAAGCAAGTGTCCAAAGGCAAAAGCGGATGGGATATGCAATGAATACAGAATTGTCCGAACAAAATGTTTTACTAGATAATATGAATAATGATGCTGATCGAATTGAGAGGAGGTTTGATCATGCAAAAAATCGATTAAACAAGGTCAGCCGAAAGGCTAAACAGTATCCCAGatgctttattattttgctCCTTTGTGCGTTGTTATTACTTGTGGCTTCCATTTAG
- the tvp15 gene encoding COPI-coated vesicle-associated protein — protein sequence MDKTKMFSAINLGVGGIFVLSGFIKLFSFSFVNALLALFIIVFGLGTIGLEKEIPPIAIKYGSFMFSFLGRGFFYAFMGTLLFSYSGFTSFLGFLVLLAGIAYCGANYVAGLQDYAPRSMRDNDWDDNVDEV from the coding sequence ATggataaaacaaaaatgtttaGTGCCATTAATTTGGGCGTAGGTGGTATCTTCGTTTTAAGCGGATTTATCAagttattttcatttagcTTCGTAAACGCTTTACTTGCATTGTTCATCATCGTTTTCGGTTTGGGAACTATTGGtttagaaaaggaaattcCTCCTATTGCTATTAAATATGGATCGTTCATGTTCTCATTCTTAGGAAGGGGCTTCTTCTACGCTTTCATGGGTACTTTACTCTTTTCTTACTCCGGGTTTACTTCTTTCCTAGGCTTTTTAGTTCTTCTTGCAGGTATCGCCTACTGTGGTGCAAACTACGTAGCAGGATTGCAAGACTACGCTCCCAGAAGCATGCGTGATAATGATTGGGATGATAACGTTGATGAAGTGtag
- the tnr3 gene encoding thiamine diphosphokinase Tnr3/ Nudix hydrolase fusion protein, with the protein MAMSSITSAKQLNAEELLDECDSFNGEFVPGTIPFRANGAAIGYVTPLVLEILIKADNFKFNWVYVPGEYIEINASTFEKRTDILAKVLEHWRHNNTFGIADQWRNELYTVYGKSKKPVLAVERGGFWLFGFLSTGVHCTMYIPATKEHPLRIWVPRRSPTKQTWPNYLDNSVAGGIAHGDSVIGTMIKEFSEEANLDVSSMNLIPCGTVSYIKMEKRHWIQPELQYVFDLPVDDLVIPRINDGEVAGFSLLPLNQVLHELELKSFKPNCALVLLDFLIRHGIITPQHPQYLQTLERIHRPLPVPVGKYERGDSFEDTSKKAETCVPAKPQKATHQLAPCKAWLRDYDTDQKFAVLLLNQPIDIPDDRFRTLWKRASIRVCADGGANQLRNYDSSLKPDYVVGDFDSLTDETKAYYKEMGVNIVFDPCQNTTDFMKCHKIIKEHGIDTIFVLCGMGGRVDHAIGNLNHLFWAASISEKNEVFLLTELNVSTLLQPGINHVDCHDNIGLHCGLLPVGQSVYVKKTSGLEWNIEDRICQFGGLVSSCNVVTKATVTIEVNNFIVWTMETRL; encoded by the coding sequence ATGGCAATGTCGTCTATCACCTCTGCTAAACAATTAAATGCCGAAGAGCTTTTAGATGAATGCGATTCTTTTAATGGGGAATTTGTTCCTGGAACAATTCCCTTCCGTGCAAATGGCGCTGCCATTGGATATGTTACCCCTTTGGTACTAGAAATCCTCATAAAGGCggataatttcaaattcaattgGGTTTATGTTCCAGGAGAGTATATTGAAATAAACGCATctacttttgaaaaaagaactgACATCTTAGCTAAGGTACTGGAGCATTGGCGCCATAACAATACATTTGGAATTGCTGATCAATGGAGGAATGAATTATATACTGTTTATGGAAAATCTAAAAAGCCTGTATTGGCCGTTGAACGGGGCGGATTTTGGTTATTCGGTTTTTTGAGCACTGGTGTGCATTGTACCATGTATATTCCAGCAACTAAAGAACATCCTCTTCGTATTTGGGTACCACGAAGATCACCGACTAAACAAACGTGGCCCAATTATTTAGATAATAGCGTTGCCGGCGGAATTGCTCATGGTGATTCAGTCATAGGCACTATGATAAAGGAATTTTCTGAAGAAGCTAATTTGGACGTTTCTTCTATGAATCTTATTCCTTGTGGCACTGTCTCCTACATCAAAATGGAGAAAAGGCATTGGATTCAGCCCGAGTTACAATATGTATTCGATTTACCTGTTGATGATCTTGTTATCCCAAGAATTAATGATGGAGAAGTCGCTGGTTTCAGTTTATTACCATTGAATCAAGTACTTCATGAActtgaattaaaaagttttaagCCAAATTGTGCTCTGGTTCTTTTAGACTTTTTAATCCGTCATGGTATCATTACTCCACAGCATCCTCAGTATCTCCAAACTTTAGAACGGATACATAGACCGTTGCCTGTTCCTGTTGGAAAATATGAAAGAGGGGATTCTTTTGAAGATACTTCAAAGAAAGCTGAAACGTGTGTTCCTGCAAAACCCCAAAAAGCCACTCATCAGCTAGCTCCATGTAAGGCTTGGTTACGTGACTATGATACTGATCAAAAGTTTGCGGTATTACTATTAAATCAACCCATAGATATACCGGATGATAGATTTCGTACTTTATGGAAAAGAGCTAGTATCCGAGTCTGCGCAGACGGTGGTGCTAACCAATTGAGAAATTACGATTCTTCGCTCAAACCGGATTATGTCGTTGGTGACTTTGATTCGTTAACAGATGAAACTAAAGCTTATTATAAAGAAATGGGAGTCAACATTGTATTCGACCCATGCCAAAACACCACTGACTTTATGAAATGccataaaataattaaagaacATGGGATTGATActatttttgtattatgTGGCATGGGTGGAAGAGTTGATCATGCCATTGGTAATTTAAACCATCTATTCTGGGCCGCCTCGATTTCTGAAAAGAATGAAGTATTTCTATTAACTGAATTGAATGTATCAACTTTGCTTCAACCCGGAATAAATCATGTTGATTGTCACGACAACATTGGTTTACATTGCGGTCTTCTGCCAGTAGGACAGAGTGtgtatgttaaaaaaaccaGCGGCCTTGAGTGGAATATTGAGGATCGCATTTGTCAATTTGGAGGACTCGTCAGCTCTTGCAATGTAGTGACAAAAGCAACGGTGACTATAGAGGTCAACAATTTTATAGTATGGACAATGGAAACACGTCTATAA
- the rdi1 gene encoding Rho GDP dissociation inhibitor Rdi1, which yields MSVNNEVSADQHNPELEDDTFEHGPPVSLGEKKSLNEYMKMDAEDESLQKWKASLGITGTGYSPSNDRRTVVILKLSLLVDGRDPVDVNMEDAASVEQIRKKGFTIKEGSEFKIGVKFRVQHEVISGLRYVQTVRRRGFVVDKTSTMIGSYGPSETPYDFTSEPDEAPTGMLARGHYEANGKFVDDDKVVHHEFVWAFDVAKSWK from the coding sequence atgagTGTTAACAATGAAGTATCCGCTGATCAACATAACCCTGAACTAGAGGATGATACATTTGAGCATGGACCTCCGGTTTCTCTGggagaaaagaaatcacTTAATGAATATATGAAGATGGATGCCGAAGATGAATCATTGCAGAAATGGAAAGCATCTCTGGGTATCACGGGAACAGGTTATTCACCCTCGAATGATCGTAGAACAGTTGTTATTTTAAAGCTGAGTTTACTTGTTGACGGCCGTGACCCAGTTGATGTTAACATGGAAGATGCAGCAAGTGTCGAACAAATCCGCAAGAAAGGGTTCACTATTAAGGAAGGAAGCGAGTTTAAGATTGGTGTTAAATTTCGTGTACAACACGAAGTAATTTCAGGCTTAAGATATGTCCAAACTGTTCGCAGACGTGGCTTTGTTGTTGACAAAACATCTACCATGATTGGCTCCTATGGACCTTCTGAAACACCTTATGATTTTACCTCTGAACCAGATGAGGCACCTACAGGTATGCTGGCTCGCGGACATTATGAAGCCAATGGAAAGTTTGTTGATGATGATAAAGTGGTCCATCATGAATTTGTTTGGGCTTTTGACGTTGCAAAAAGCTGGAAGTAG